The Granulicella sp. 5B5 nucleotide sequence ACGCATACAGCGTCAGCATCGGCTCCGCGAAGCGCAGGCGCAGATGGTCGCCAACAAACTCCACCGCACTCAGCTCCTGCCCTTCAATCGCGCTAACGTCCATCGTTCTCCTCTGCGAACCCTCTGCAACCTCTGCCCCTCCGCGTTTTCTTTCTAAACGCTAGAGCCCAGCCGCCGCGGCATCCATCTGCACCTTCGTCGTCAGCTCGGTCGCGCACCACAACGCCGCGCCCTCACCCAGCTCGGGATACCACTGCTTCAACCCAACGCCGCCAATAATCTGCTTCTCCAGCAGCTTCGCATTCACGCTGTCAGCAGAGGTGGGAAGCGCCACGGCAAACTCATTGAACATCGGCCCGCTAAACAGCGGCTTCGCACCAGCCTTAGCCAGCACATCCTTCAAATACTCCGCCTTCGCCATGTTCTGCTCAGCGAGCTCACGCAGCCCCTGCTTGCCATACACCGTCAGGTAGATCGTCACCATCATCGCAACGAGCGCCTGGTTCGTGCAGATGTTGCTGGTCGCCTTCTCACGCCGGATATGCTGCTCGCGCGTCGAAAGCGTCAGCACAAACCCACGCTTGCCGTCTTTGTCCTTCGTCTCGCCGACTAGGCGCCCCGGCATCTGCCGCAGAAACTTCTCCTTGCACGCAATCACGCCGCAGTACGGCCCGCCAAACCCAACGGCAACGCCATAGCTCTGCGCCTCCAGCGAAACAATGTCCGCTTCAACAGGAGCCTTCACCGCCCCCAGCGAAACTGCTTCAGCAATCGAAACGATAAGCAGCGCGCCCTTCTTATGCGCGATCTCAGCGATGGCAGCAACGTCCTCAACCACACCAAAAAAGTTCGGCGACTGCACAACCACCGCGGCCGTGCCATCCGTAATCGCCGCATCCAGCGCGGCCAAATCCACACGTCCAGTCACCTTGTCGAACCCAAACTCCGTAATAGGAATCCCCTGGTGCTGCGTCGCCGTGTGCATCACCTCGCGATACTCCGGATGCACGCTCCGCGCA carries:
- the gcvPA gene encoding aminomethyl-transferring glycine dehydrogenase subunit GcvPA, which gives rise to MRYLPKSPADREAMLAEIGVGSIEDLFETIPAEYRLTADLKIPRQHSESEVLDRFRAFAGNVASGNVAELATMPATKAYASFLGAGAYRHYRPVIIDSLVQRGEFLTSYTPYQPEISQGTLMAMFEFQTMICELTGMEIANASMYDGSTGAAEAVLMACRVTGRQGAVVARSVHPEYREVMHTATQHQGIPITEFGFDKVTGRVDLAALDAAITDGTAAVVVQSPNFFGVVEDVAAIAEIAHKKGALLIVSIAEAVSLGAVKAPVEADIVSLEAQSYGVAVGFGGPYCGVIACKEKFLRQMPGRLVGETKDKDGKRGFVLTLSTREQHIRREKATSNICTNQALVAMMVTIYLTVYGKQGLRELAEQNMAKAEYLKDVLAKAGAKPLFSGPMFNEFAVALPTSADSVNAKLLEKQIIGGVGLKQWYPELGEGAALWCATELTTKVQMDAAAAGL